In one window of Planifilum fulgidum DNA:
- the rnpM gene encoding RNase P modulator RnpM, with amino-acid sequence MRVRKIPMRKCIACQEMKPKKSLIRIVRTPEHEILLDPTGKKSGRGAYLCASVECFQLAKKRKSLDRALKVKVDDEVYAQMEEVIGRVENDG; translated from the coding sequence GTGCGAGTGCGGAAGATTCCCATGCGCAAGTGCATCGCCTGTCAGGAGATGAAACCGAAGAAAAGTCTCATTCGGATCGTTCGCACCCCGGAGCATGAGATCCTGCTGGATCCGACGGGAAAGAAGTCGGGGCGGGGAGCGTACCTGTGCGCCAGTGTGGAGTGTTTCCAGCTGGCCAAGAAGCGAAAGTCCCTGGACCGGGCGCTGAAGGTCAAAGTGGACGATGAAGTGTATGCCCAGATGGAAGAAGTGATCGGCAGGGTCGAAAACGATGGATAA